In Isoptericola jiangsuensis, the following proteins share a genomic window:
- a CDS encoding NUDIX hydrolase, whose amino-acid sequence MPATVVTSRPDAPWLPPGGRADVVLDPDGAPPAPTGLVRLLLRSGDDVFCVPRDGGTGRLDLPTCVVPDHDDGRTAALGLARAVLGRDVVPTMVGYVRNEVLLPGAASGNYPWPAPVCHFTVWQATGTPHLPGTWLPTDAASPLADRHWWPLLAAPSRLAVTS is encoded by the coding sequence GTGCCCGCCACCGTCGTGACCAGCCGACCCGACGCCCCCTGGCTCCCGCCCGGCGGGCGCGCCGACGTCGTCCTCGACCCGGACGGCGCGCCACCCGCCCCCACCGGCCTGGTGCGGCTGCTGCTGCGCAGCGGCGACGACGTGTTCTGCGTGCCCCGCGACGGCGGCACCGGACGCCTCGACCTGCCGACCTGCGTCGTCCCCGACCACGACGACGGCCGCACCGCGGCACTCGGGCTGGCGCGCGCCGTCCTCGGCCGCGACGTCGTGCCGACCATGGTGGGGTACGTCCGCAACGAGGTCCTCCTGCCAGGCGCCGCGTCAGGGAACTATCCGTGGCCCGCCCCCGTGTGCCACTTCACCGTCTGGCAGGCGACCGGCACCCCGCACCTGCCCGGCACGTGGCTGCCCACCGACGCCGCCTCACCGTTGGCCGACCGGCACTGGTGGCCGCTCCTGGCCGCACCGTCGCGGCTTGCCGTCACGTCATGA
- a CDS encoding tyrosine-type recombinase/integrase, which produces MAYTEKRTARDGSTAHVGRFRVDGRLRSTRAFRSRRDALAEARRAEEAGKRGEWVDPRSGTATVGDWFVAWQAGRVDRAPRTLEAERERFASLVAPTFGDTPLRQVAHDDVARWAATMTAPRTGQVASPARRRDAVRLLVALLDGAVDARRLTSNPARTPSGRVPSLPRAPKTKPHRYLSHEQLRRVADAAGTPQARTLVLLAGLTGLRWGEVSALRGGDVDLLRRRVTVERAYTRLDDGTVLLGDTKTHARREVPLPGVLAGDVEALLAGGPDLLFTGRSGAPLRRESFDRHAFRPAVRAAGGAVSTLQELLGVPVSGLFDAGTLVAVREVQRRAGLRVDGVVGAATWQALVEADRAARDHLDRAQRISRTRALAAVARVTLAPGAEDFATLTLHDLRHTAASLAIAGGATVKAVQRLLGHESPVLTLRTYAGLFEDDLDRLGEAMSAQFAAHDATTDAHHVLTEATANPAGVSPLRAVAAL; this is translated from the coding sequence ATGGCGTACACCGAGAAGCGGACCGCGCGCGACGGGTCGACCGCTCACGTGGGGCGGTTCCGGGTGGACGGGCGGCTGCGCAGCACGCGCGCGTTCCGGTCGCGGCGTGACGCGCTCGCGGAGGCGCGGCGGGCCGAGGAGGCGGGAAAGCGCGGCGAGTGGGTGGACCCCCGGTCGGGCACCGCGACGGTGGGCGACTGGTTCGTCGCGTGGCAGGCGGGCCGCGTGGACCGGGCGCCGCGCACGCTTGAGGCCGAGCGGGAGCGGTTCGCGTCCCTGGTGGCGCCGACGTTCGGCGACACCCCGCTGCGGCAGGTCGCGCACGACGACGTGGCGCGGTGGGCGGCGACGATGACGGCGCCCCGCACGGGGCAGGTCGCGTCCCCGGCGCGGCGCCGCGACGCGGTGCGCCTCCTGGTGGCGCTCCTCGACGGCGCGGTGGACGCGCGGCGCCTGACGTCGAACCCGGCGCGCACGCCCTCGGGGCGGGTGCCGTCGCTGCCCCGCGCCCCCAAGACGAAGCCGCACCGGTACCTGTCGCACGAGCAGCTGCGGCGGGTCGCGGACGCCGCCGGGACGCCGCAGGCCCGCACCCTGGTGCTCCTGGCGGGCCTGACGGGGCTGCGCTGGGGCGAGGTGTCGGCGCTGCGCGGCGGCGACGTGGACCTGCTGCGCCGGCGCGTCACCGTGGAGCGCGCGTACACCCGCCTCGACGACGGCACCGTCCTGCTCGGCGACACCAAGACGCACGCCCGCCGCGAGGTGCCGCTGCCCGGCGTGCTCGCCGGTGACGTCGAGGCGCTGCTGGCCGGCGGACCGGACCTGCTGTTCACCGGGCGGTCCGGGGCGCCGCTGCGTCGGGAGAGCTTCGACCGGCACGCGTTCCGACCCGCGGTCCGTGCGGCGGGCGGCGCGGTGTCCACCCTGCAGGAGCTCCTCGGCGTGCCCGTCAGCGGCCTGTTCGACGCGGGCACCCTCGTCGCGGTGCGCGAGGTGCAGCGCCGGGCGGGCCTGCGGGTCGACGGCGTCGTGGGTGCCGCCACCTGGCAGGCGCTCGTCGAGGCCGACCGGGCGGCGCGCGACCACCTGGACCGGGCGCAGCGCATCTCGCGCACCCGGGCGCTCGCGGCCGTGGCGCGCGTGACCCTGGCGCCCGGCGCGGAGGACTTCGCCACCTTGACCCTGCACGACCTGCGGCACACGGCCGCGTCCCTGGCGATCGCGGGCGGCGCCACCGTCAAGGCCGTGCAGCGGCTACTCGGGCACGAGTCCCCCGTGCTGACGCTGCGCACCTACGCCGGTCTGTTCGAGGACGACCTCGACCGGCTGGGCGAGGCGATGTCCGCGCAGTTCGCGGCGCACGACGCGACAACCGATGCACACCATGTGCTCACCGAGGCGACCGCGAACCCGGCCGGGGTGTCCCCGCTGCGTGCCGTCGCAGCCCTCTGA
- a CDS encoding DNA-binding protein codes for MPVEPTTAPPTRPDESTGPAPADAPGRPPVATLPDPRERAGHDAGPPAGEQVAAADQATRAAGAVTTLSAGPRERVFAAADALAAEGGQVTVATVRDRAGCSNALATEHLRTWRAERAAATADAARTPPVPAALTQVVERGVGVLWREAVVRAHDTHEEDLARARVDVEAARTDTLLLAADLDDVREQLATARAEAGLADARADDLAARLAGETTARRTADGAAVRSAATADELRAILAARDGEVDDLRRRLAVADEARAAAERDHVRADEQVGAERRAADDLRSRLDDARAEVARARQDAAVAEGDAQSARVDAARLDGEVQALRDALREAREQAVEAERDRAVQAAARAQAEGEAAGLRAVLSAREHRDA; via the coding sequence ATGCCCGTCGAGCCGACCACCGCCCCGCCGACCCGGCCGGACGAGTCCACCGGACCCGCCCCCGCGGACGCTCCCGGCCGGCCGCCCGTCGCGACGCTCCCCGATCCCCGGGAGCGTGCGGGCCACGACGCAGGTCCGCCCGCCGGCGAGCAGGTCGCCGCGGCCGACCAGGCGACACGAGCCGCCGGCGCGGTGACGACCCTGTCGGCCGGGCCGCGCGAACGGGTCTTCGCCGCGGCCGACGCCCTCGCCGCCGAGGGCGGTCAGGTGACCGTCGCCACGGTGCGCGACCGGGCGGGCTGCTCCAACGCGCTGGCCACCGAGCACCTGCGCACCTGGCGTGCCGAGCGGGCCGCCGCCACGGCCGACGCCGCCCGCACCCCGCCGGTGCCGGCAGCGCTCACCCAGGTGGTCGAGCGGGGCGTCGGTGTGCTGTGGCGCGAGGCCGTCGTCCGGGCGCACGACACGCACGAGGAGGACCTGGCCCGCGCCCGGGTCGACGTGGAGGCGGCCCGCACGGACACCCTGCTCCTCGCGGCCGACCTCGACGACGTCCGCGAGCAGCTCGCCACGGCGCGGGCCGAGGCCGGGCTCGCCGACGCCCGCGCCGACGACCTGGCCGCGCGGCTCGCCGGCGAGACCACCGCGCGCCGCACCGCCGACGGCGCCGCGGTGCGGTCCGCCGCCACCGCCGACGAGCTGCGTGCCATCCTCGCCGCCCGGGACGGCGAGGTCGACGACCTGCGGCGCCGCCTGGCCGTCGCCGACGAGGCACGCGCGGCCGCCGAGCGCGACCACGTCCGTGCCGACGAGCAGGTCGGCGCGGAACGCCGCGCCGCCGACGACCTGCGCTCCCGCCTCGACGACGCCCGCGCCGAGGTGGCGCGTGCCCGTCAGGACGCCGCCGTCGCCGAGGGGGACGCGCAGTCCGCCCGCGTGGACGCCGCCCGCCTCGACGGCGAGGTCCAGGCGCTGCGCGACGCGTTGCGCGAGGCCCGCGAGCAGGCGGTCGAGGCGGAGCGGGACCGGGCCGTGCAGGCCGCCGCCCGCGCCCAGGCCGAGGGCGAGGCCGCGGGCCTGCGCGCGGTGCTGTCCGCGCGCGAGCACCGGGACGCCTGA
- a CDS encoding META domain-containing protein, whose protein sequence is MTPRHALTLTSLTLTATAALAACSPAPDLSGRTFVALDATGERLVDGSRVVLAFREDAVGAQPGCNSMSAPATWDDGVLRLTGGLTSTRMACTDELMAQDDWFAALLAASPTLDLQDGVLTLGGEDVTVTLVEEAAEES, encoded by the coding sequence GTGACCCCCCGACACGCCCTCACCCTGACCTCCCTCACCCTGACCGCCACGGCGGCGCTCGCGGCCTGCAGCCCTGCGCCGGACCTGTCCGGTCGCACGTTCGTGGCGCTCGACGCCACGGGGGAGCGGCTGGTCGACGGATCGCGCGTGGTGCTCGCGTTCCGCGAGGACGCCGTCGGCGCGCAGCCGGGCTGCAACAGCATGTCGGCGCCTGCCACGTGGGACGACGGGGTGCTGCGCCTGACGGGCGGACTCACCTCGACGCGGATGGCGTGCACGGACGAGCTGATGGCGCAGGACGACTGGTTCGCGGCCCTGCTCGCCGCGTCGCCGACCCTGGACCTGCAGGACGGCGTGCTGACCCTCGGCGGTGAGGACGTCACCGTGACCCTCGTCGAGGAGGCCGCCGAGGAGTCCTGA
- a CDS encoding DUF3626 domain-containing protein, giving the protein MTAPPWQSAVAHVRTLAAGPPLPPEARVVVHFHPDAPAAPERTVLEAIVADGVYRSQFETGTSNGGLTAHRGGDRWAWESRLFGRAYDTAPSGERPRYGALALHDDPYGAAPRFGSCHLRLQPHVLARTTFCFPDSAHDPHRFGTVDRCDLPAALAAAPPADPLDRYVEAHVHGGVRLAEDVQAIVLDPSYRGTALADVAAGAGVAVRWHAGYRTSVASLDPAYRGREPVRLAARIAGQGLLTPARMGSWRARDDVDARALKQVWHLLARFGRAAPHRAG; this is encoded by the coding sequence ATGACGGCCCCGCCCTGGCAGTCGGCGGTCGCGCACGTGCGCACCCTCGCCGCCGGTCCGCCGCTGCCGCCGGAGGCGCGCGTCGTGGTGCACTTCCACCCCGACGCGCCGGCCGCACCGGAGCGGACCGTGCTCGAGGCGATCGTCGCGGACGGCGTCTACCGCAGCCAGTTCGAGACCGGGACGAGCAACGGCGGCCTGACCGCCCACCGCGGCGGTGACCGCTGGGCGTGGGAGAGCCGCCTGTTCGGTCGCGCCTACGACACCGCCCCGTCCGGCGAGCGTCCCCGCTACGGCGCGCTGGCCCTCCACGACGACCCCTACGGCGCCGCGCCCCGCTTCGGGTCCTGCCACCTGCGGCTGCAACCCCACGTCCTGGCACGGACCACGTTCTGCTTCCCCGACAGCGCCCACGACCCGCACCGGTTCGGCACGGTCGACCGCTGCGACCTGCCCGCCGCGCTGGCCGCCGCCCCGCCCGCGGATCCTCTCGACCGGTACGTCGAGGCGCACGTGCACGGCGGCGTCCGCCTCGCCGAGGACGTCCAGGCGATCGTGCTCGACCCGTCCTACCGTGGAACGGCGCTCGCGGACGTCGCGGCGGGAGCCGGTGTGGCGGTGCGGTGGCATGCGGGGTACCGGACGTCGGTCGCCTCGCTCGACCCGGCCTATCGAGGACGGGAACCGGTGCGTCTCGCCGCACGGATCGCCGGGCAGGGCCTCCTCACACCCGCCCGCATGGGGTCGTGGCGGGCCCGGGACGACGTCGACGCCCGGGCCCTCAAGCAGGTGTGGCACCTGCTGGCCCGCTTCGGGCGGGCCGCCCCGCACCGCGCCGGGTGA
- a CDS encoding GNAT family N-acetyltransferase — MNVSLDSPLRDDVQLLLDEHLAEMRATSPPESVHALEASALAVPSVRFVTARDDDGALLGCGALREIEAGPGGHGELKSMRTLRAARGQGVASAVLDRLLDLAQERGYVRVSLETGAEPFFAPARALYARRGFVECGPFAHYGPDPNSVFMTMTLVAAPL; from the coding sequence GTGAACGTCTCCCTGGACTCCCCCCTGCGCGACGACGTCCAGCTGCTCCTCGACGAGCACCTGGCCGAGATGCGGGCCACCTCTCCCCCCGAGTCCGTGCACGCCCTGGAGGCGTCGGCGCTCGCGGTGCCGTCGGTCCGGTTCGTCACGGCGCGCGACGACGACGGCGCCCTGCTGGGCTGCGGGGCGCTGCGCGAGATCGAGGCGGGCCCGGGCGGGCACGGCGAGCTGAAGTCGATGCGGACCCTGCGCGCGGCGCGCGGGCAGGGCGTCGCGTCGGCGGTGCTGGACCGGCTCCTCGACCTCGCCCAGGAGCGCGGGTACGTGCGCGTCAGCCTGGAGACGGGCGCCGAACCGTTCTTCGCGCCGGCACGCGCCCTGTACGCGCGGCGCGGGTTCGTCGAGTGCGGACCGTTCGCGCACTACGGCCCGGACCCGAACAGCGTGTTCATGACGATGACCCTGGTGGCCGCGCCCCTGTGA
- the galE gene encoding UDP-glucose 4-epimerase GalE, with protein sequence MRVLVSGGAGYIGSHTVLSLVAAGHDVVVVDDYSNSKPTVVGRLEALSGVHVPVHAIDLTDAGKTERLFAQERIDAVVHFAGYKAVGESVAKPLDYYRNNLDSTLSLLEAMRRHDVHRLVFSSSATVYGEHAPVPYTEDYEHLSSSSPYGQTKVMIERIMTDVAAADPRLRVALLRYFNPVGAHPSGQIGEDPQGIPNNLMPFIAQVAVGRRDKLTVFGDDYPTADGTCERDYLHVEDLAAGHVAALEHLDDMVAPVRAFNLGTGTGTSVLAMIQAFERAVGRELPYEVGPRRAGDLPAFWADPTRAQTELGWQAVKTIDDMCADTWRWQQANPQGFPDA encoded by the coding sequence CGCTCGTCGCAGCGGGGCACGACGTCGTCGTGGTCGACGACTACTCCAACTCCAAGCCCACCGTCGTGGGCCGTCTCGAGGCGCTGTCCGGCGTGCACGTGCCCGTGCACGCCATCGACCTCACCGACGCCGGCAAGACCGAGCGGCTCTTCGCGCAGGAGCGGATCGACGCCGTCGTCCACTTCGCGGGCTACAAGGCCGTGGGGGAGTCCGTGGCCAAGCCGCTGGACTACTACCGCAACAACCTCGACTCCACGCTCTCCCTGCTGGAGGCGATGCGCCGCCACGACGTCCACCGCCTCGTGTTCTCCTCCTCGGCGACCGTCTACGGCGAGCACGCCCCCGTGCCGTACACCGAGGACTACGAGCACCTGTCGTCCTCCTCGCCGTACGGGCAGACCAAGGTGATGATCGAGCGGATCATGACCGACGTCGCCGCCGCCGACCCGCGCCTGCGCGTCGCGCTGCTGCGCTACTTCAACCCCGTCGGCGCGCACCCCTCCGGCCAGATCGGCGAGGACCCGCAGGGCATCCCCAACAACCTCATGCCGTTCATCGCGCAGGTCGCCGTCGGGCGCCGCGACAAGCTCACCGTGTTCGGCGACGACTACCCGACCGCCGACGGCACGTGCGAGCGCGACTACCTGCACGTCGAGGACCTCGCCGCCGGGCACGTCGCCGCCCTGGAGCACCTCGACGACATGGTCGCCCCGGTGCGCGCGTTCAACCTCGGCACCGGCACCGGCACGTCCGTGCTCGCGATGATCCAGGCGTTCGAGCGCGCCGTCGGACGCGAGCTGCCCTACGAGGTCGGCCCGCGCCGCGCCGGCGACCTGCCCGCCTTCTGGGCCGACCCCACCCGCGCCCAGACCGAGCTCGGCTGGCAGGCCGTCAAGACGATCGACGACATGTGCGCCGACACGTGGCGCTGGCAGCAGGCCAACCCCCAGGGCTTCCCCGACGCCTGA
- the ald gene encoding alanine dehydrogenase, producing the protein MDVSVPTEVKNHEGRVAITPAGVHELTVRGHRVHVQAGAGLGAGISDDDFVAAGARLTPDAATTWDAGELVLKVKEPVASEYGHLREGQTLFTYLHLAADKALAEELLARRVTAIAYETVQTASGALPLLAPMSEVAGRLATQVGAATLQNAAGGRGVLLGGVPGVAAGHVVVIGAGVSGMNAARVAAGMGARVTLLDRNVDVLRAADRELGGRVQTLASNRLTVTEAVLEADLVVGAVLVPGAKAPVLVSNELVAAMRPGSVLVDVAIDQGGCFEDSHATTHDRPTYRVHDTVFYCVANMPGAVARTSTYALTNVTLPYAVALADAGWREASRGDAALAAGLNTHDGQVVHPAVAGALSLRHVGLDEVL; encoded by the coding sequence ATGGACGTCTCCGTCCCCACCGAAGTCAAGAACCACGAGGGCCGGGTGGCGATCACCCCGGCCGGCGTGCACGAGCTCACCGTGCGCGGGCACCGCGTGCACGTCCAGGCCGGGGCCGGGCTCGGCGCCGGGATCAGCGACGACGACTTCGTCGCCGCGGGGGCGCGCCTCACCCCGGACGCCGCCACCACCTGGGACGCCGGGGAGCTCGTGCTCAAGGTCAAGGAGCCGGTCGCGTCCGAGTACGGGCACCTGCGCGAGGGGCAGACCCTGTTCACCTACCTGCACCTGGCCGCGGACAAGGCGCTCGCCGAGGAGCTGCTGGCCCGCCGGGTCACGGCGATCGCCTACGAGACGGTGCAGACGGCCTCGGGCGCACTGCCGCTGCTCGCCCCCATGTCGGAGGTCGCGGGGCGCCTGGCCACGCAGGTCGGGGCCGCCACCCTGCAGAACGCCGCCGGGGGGCGCGGGGTGCTGCTCGGCGGGGTGCCGGGCGTCGCCGCGGGGCACGTCGTGGTGATCGGTGCCGGGGTGTCCGGCATGAACGCGGCGCGCGTCGCCGCGGGCATGGGTGCCCGCGTCACCCTGCTCGACCGGAACGTCGACGTGCTGCGCGCCGCGGACCGGGAGCTGGGCGGGCGGGTGCAGACCCTCGCCTCGAACCGGCTGACCGTCACCGAGGCGGTGCTCGAGGCCGACCTCGTCGTCGGTGCCGTGCTCGTGCCGGGCGCGAAGGCGCCGGTGCTGGTGAGCAACGAGCTGGTCGCCGCGATGCGCCCCGGGTCGGTGCTGGTCGACGTCGCGATCGACCAGGGCGGCTGCTTCGAGGACTCCCACGCCACCACCCACGACCGTCCCACCTACCGGGTGCACGACACCGTCTTCTACTGCGTGGCGAACATGCCCGGCGCGGTGGCGCGGACGTCGACGTACGCGCTGACGAACGTCACCCTGCCGTACGCGGTGGCGCTCGCGGACGCCGGGTGGCGCGAGGCGTCGCGCGGTGACGCGGCGCTCGCGGCGGGGCTGAACACGCACGACGGCCAGGTGGTGCACCCGGCGGTCGCGGGCGCGCTGTCGCTGCGTCACGTGGGGCTCGACGAGGTGCTGTGA
- a CDS encoding Lrp/AsnC family transcriptional regulator, with translation MVSESSRRPTVAGTPAHDLRNRLAGHSGLERRPERSVRLDDVDHRILAALADDARLANNALAARVGVAPSTCLARVRRLRDEGVIRGFHVDVDPARAGRPLQAIVAVRMHGAARAHLQQFARELVALPGVLDVFLLGGAHDFFVHVAAPDTDGLNEFVITNLSANPGVALTETNLVFQHARGAWA, from the coding sequence ATGGTGTCAGAATCTTCGAGACGCCCGACCGTGGCGGGCACCCCGGCGCACGATCTGCGGAACCGGCTCGCCGGCCACTCCGGCCTCGAGCGCCGCCCCGAACGCTCCGTGCGCCTCGACGACGTCGACCACCGCATCCTCGCGGCGCTCGCGGACGACGCCCGCCTGGCGAACAACGCGCTGGCCGCGCGGGTGGGGGTGGCGCCGTCGACGTGCCTGGCGCGGGTGCGCCGGCTGCGTGACGAGGGCGTGATCCGCGGCTTCCACGTGGACGTCGACCCGGCCCGCGCCGGGCGGCCCCTGCAGGCGATCGTCGCGGTGCGGATGCACGGTGCGGCACGCGCGCACCTGCAGCAGTTCGCGCGCGAGCTCGTGGCGCTGCCCGGCGTGCTCGACGTGTTCCTCCTCGGCGGTGCGCACGACTTCTTCGTGCACGTGGCCGCGCCCGACACCGACGGTCTCAACGAGTTCGTCATCACGAACCTGTCGGCGAACCCCGGGGTCGCGCTCACGGAGACCAACCTCGTGTTCCAGCACGCGCGGGGCGCCTGGGCCTGA
- a CDS encoding DinB family protein — translation MTTVTDPQDRASYARDAGEKDLYVGYLAWARDTLRWKCSGLDAEQLARRHAPSDLSLGGLLKHLTVVEAGWVNLTFAGGVERPSWFAQWDPDGDEGWTFTTAAADDPADLFAWLDETQRITERIVAGADLDDLAVNPDEDGPVPLRWILLHLVQEYARHLGHADLLREAVDGSTGV, via the coding sequence ATGACGACCGTCACCGATCCGCAGGACCGCGCGAGCTACGCCCGCGACGCCGGTGAGAAGGACCTCTACGTCGGCTACCTCGCCTGGGCGCGGGACACGCTGCGGTGGAAGTGCTCCGGCCTCGACGCCGAACAGCTCGCCCGGCGGCACGCACCCAGCGACCTGTCCCTCGGCGGGCTGCTCAAGCACCTCACCGTCGTCGAGGCGGGCTGGGTCAACCTCACGTTCGCCGGCGGTGTGGAGCGCCCGTCGTGGTTCGCGCAGTGGGACCCCGACGGGGACGAGGGCTGGACGTTCACGACCGCGGCCGCGGACGACCCCGCCGACCTGTTCGCCTGGCTCGACGAGACCCAGCGGATCACCGAACGCATCGTCGCGGGCGCCGACCTCGACGACCTCGCGGTGAACCCGGACGAGGACGGGCCCGTCCCGCTGCGCTGGATCCTGCTGCACCTCGTCCAGGAGTACGCCCGCCACCTCGGCCACGCCGACCTCCTGCGCGAGGCCGTCGACGGGTCCACCGGCGTCTGA
- a CDS encoding alpha/beta fold hydrolase yields the protein MILAHDLAGAGPDVVLLHAGVGDRRLWDRVVPALAASRRVLSPDLRGFGASPLPHEPYADADDVAAVMDHVGMTSAVVVGNSHGGRVALELATLHPERVAALVLLSPALRGFDAGDERLARFGAREDALLTGGDVAGAVTLNVDTWLGPAADAAARTTLTTLQRRAFDVQLAAEADAAARGVEPGSARRVEVRPEALDVPTTVVAGRHDLPHFRAVADHLVATIPGARSRRLAWAGHLPCLEDPAAAATLLDELVGDATFATHPRRTMTS from the coding sequence GTGATCCTCGCCCACGACCTGGCCGGTGCCGGCCCCGACGTCGTCCTGCTGCACGCCGGGGTCGGTGACCGCCGCCTCTGGGATCGGGTGGTGCCCGCCCTCGCCGCGTCCCGGCGGGTGCTGAGCCCCGACCTGCGCGGCTTCGGCGCCTCGCCGCTGCCGCACGAGCCGTACGCGGACGCCGACGACGTCGCCGCCGTCATGGACCACGTGGGCATGACGTCCGCGGTGGTGGTGGGCAACAGTCACGGCGGCCGGGTCGCGCTGGAGCTGGCCACCCTGCACCCGGAGCGTGTGGCTGCCCTGGTGCTGCTGTCCCCCGCCCTGCGCGGGTTCGACGCCGGCGACGAACGCCTCGCACGGTTCGGTGCCCGGGAGGACGCCCTGCTCACGGGCGGTGACGTGGCGGGCGCGGTGACGCTGAACGTCGACACGTGGCTCGGACCCGCCGCGGACGCCGCCGCGCGCACGACGCTCACGACCCTGCAGCGTCGCGCGTTCGACGTGCAGCTCGCCGCCGAGGCCGACGCCGCCGCCCGCGGCGTGGAGCCCGGCAGCGCCCGCCGCGTCGAGGTGCGGCCCGAGGCCCTGGACGTGCCCACGACCGTCGTGGCCGGCCGGCACGACCTGCCGCACTTCCGGGCCGTGGCCGACCACCTCGTCGCCACGATCCCCGGCGCCCGGTCCCGCCGCCTCGCCTGGGCCGGGCACCTGCCCTGCCTCGAGGACCCCGCGGCCGCCGCCACGCTCCTGGACGAGCTCGTCGGCGACGCAACATTCGCGACACATCCGCGTCGGACGATGACGTCGTGA
- a CDS encoding aminoglycoside phosphotransferase family protein, with translation MTSLAGLDDAQRALVARWFGEVEVVADASWGLTSTRVLRLARPDGPDVALKAAGPRDHHLAREIAAHEQWLAPLAPAGRWPRLLHADRERRLLATVWLDGRLVEGDRAERTPDTYRQAGRLLAELHGLGSRVDGDWESAEDARALAWLDGPHRIAGDVVARLRAVLRSHEHPPVRVVPTHGDFQPRNWVVDDRTVRVIDLGRAQWRPARTDLARLARQQLAAPGALRDAFVEGYGAPWPDGSAWRRVLLREAIGTAAWAHLVGDTEFEAQGHRMIAAALADAGR, from the coding sequence ATGACCTCCCTGGCGGGCCTGGACGATGCGCAGCGTGCCCTGGTCGCGCGCTGGTTCGGCGAGGTGGAGGTCGTGGCGGACGCCTCGTGGGGGTTGACGTCGACGCGGGTGCTGCGCCTGGCGCGCCCGGACGGGCCGGACGTCGCGCTCAAGGCGGCGGGGCCGCGGGACCATCACCTGGCGCGGGAGATCGCGGCGCACGAGCAGTGGCTCGCTCCCCTGGCGCCGGCGGGGCGGTGGCCGCGGCTGCTGCACGCGGACCGGGAGCGGCGGCTGCTGGCCACGGTGTGGCTGGACGGGCGGCTGGTCGAGGGCGACCGGGCGGAGCGGACGCCGGACACGTACCGGCAGGCGGGTCGGCTGCTGGCGGAGCTGCACGGCCTGGGGTCGCGGGTCGACGGGGACTGGGAGTCGGCGGAGGACGCCCGTGCGCTGGCGTGGCTGGACGGTCCGCACCGGATCGCCGGGGACGTGGTGGCGCGGCTGCGGGCCGTGCTGCGCTCCCACGAGCATCCTCCGGTGCGGGTGGTGCCCACCCACGGGGACTTCCAGCCGCGCAACTGGGTGGTCGACGACCGGACGGTGCGGGTCATCGATCTCGGCAGGGCGCAGTGGCGGCCCGCGCGCACGGACCTCGCGCGTCTCGCCCGGCAGCAGCTCGCGGCGCCGGGTGCGCTGCGCGACGCGTTCGTCGAGGGGTACGGCGCGCCCTGGCCCGACGGGTCGGCGTGGCGGCGGGTGCTGCTGCGCGAGGCGATCGGGACGGCCGCGTGGGCGCACCTCGTCGGGGACACGGAGTTCGAGGCGCAGGGGCACCGCATGATCGCGGCGGCGCTCGCCGACGCGGGTCGCTGA